One window of the Vicinamibacterales bacterium genome contains the following:
- a CDS encoding ATP-binding protein, translating into MWRRVRLDQQIFLLAFGAGLPGAVTALWILWTEPYTPKVQWTLTVFILTALFGLAASVRTRVVVPLQTLANLLAALREDDFSIRGRTNNPDDPMGAALIEVNALAETLHEQRLGAVEATALLRTVMEQIDVAVFAFDPEHRLRMVNRTGERLMGKSMEHMLGRTADELQLTEWFGDAPRVVDISPPGGGPGRWEVRKTTFRLGGLPHDLLVLSDVSRPLREQERQAWQRLIRVIGHELGNSLGPIKSIAGTLETLLHRDPPPSDWREDMTRGLQVIASRTESLSRFTGASARLARLPAPRLAPLVLKPLLQRVAGFDTRVPVVLKPGPDVTVDADADQLEQLLINLLRNAADACLEVGGSTVTTGWRRTRAGLEIFVEDEGPGLSNTANLFVPFFTTKPGGSGIGLVLCRQIAEGHGGSLTLENRKDTRGCRARLTLPLET; encoded by the coding sequence GTGTGGCGGCGCGTTCGCCTCGATCAGCAGATCTTCCTCCTCGCCTTCGGCGCCGGCCTGCCCGGCGCCGTCACCGCCCTTTGGATCCTCTGGACCGAGCCGTACACGCCGAAGGTGCAATGGACGCTCACCGTCTTCATCCTGACGGCGCTGTTCGGCCTGGCGGCGTCGGTGCGAACGCGGGTCGTGGTCCCGCTGCAGACGCTCGCCAACCTGCTCGCCGCCCTGCGCGAAGACGACTTCTCGATTCGCGGTCGCACCAACAACCCTGACGATCCCATGGGCGCGGCGCTGATCGAGGTCAACGCCCTCGCCGAAACCCTGCACGAGCAGCGACTCGGCGCCGTCGAGGCGACCGCCCTGCTGCGGACGGTGATGGAGCAGATCGACGTCGCCGTGTTTGCCTTCGACCCTGAGCACCGCCTGCGGATGGTCAACCGCACCGGCGAGCGCCTGATGGGCAAGAGCATGGAGCACATGCTCGGCCGCACCGCCGACGAACTCCAGCTCACCGAATGGTTCGGCGACGCCCCGCGCGTCGTTGACATCTCGCCGCCGGGTGGCGGCCCCGGGCGCTGGGAGGTCCGTAAGACCACGTTCCGCCTGGGCGGTCTGCCGCACGACCTGCTGGTGCTCTCGGACGTGAGCCGCCCGCTGCGCGAGCAGGAGCGCCAGGCGTGGCAGCGGCTGATCCGCGTGATTGGCCACGAGCTCGGCAACTCGCTCGGCCCCATCAAGTCGATCGCCGGCACGCTCGAAACCCTGCTGCACCGCGACCCACCGCCCAGCGACTGGCGCGAAGACATGACGCGCGGGCTGCAGGTGATCGCATCGCGCACCGAGTCGTTGAGCCGCTTCACCGGCGCCTCCGCCAGGCTCGCCCGCCTCCCGGCACCGCGGCTGGCGCCGCTCGTGCTCAAGCCGTTGCTGCAGAGGGTCGCCGGCTTCGACACCCGCGTGCCGGTGGTGCTCAAGCCCGGGCCGGATGTGACGGTGGACGCCGATGCCGATCAGCTCGAACAACTGCTGATCAACCTGCTGCGAAACGCCGCCGATGCCTGCCTCGAAGTCGGCGGCTCCACGGTGACCACCGGCTGGCGGCGCACCCGCGCCGGTCTCGAGATCTTCGTGGAAGACGAAGGCCCCGGCCTGTCGAATACCGCCAACCTGTTCGTGCCCTTCTTCACCACGAAGCCCGGCGGCTCTGGCATCGGCCTCGTGCTGTGCCGTCAGATCGCCGAGGGACACGGCGGGTCGTTGACGCTGGAGAATCGCAAAGACACGAGGGGCTGCCGCGCGCGACTGACACTGCCGCTCGAGACGTGA
- a CDS encoding sigma-54 dependent transcriptional regulator → MRTDPPSRILIADDQADVLEALRLLLKPEGFVIDTAASPQQILRALELKDYDVVLMDLNYTRDTTSGDEGLDLLQRIHTADESLPVVVMTAWGSVNIAVEAMRRGARDFVQKPWDNERLLSIVRTQTELGRAIRRGRQLEAANQALQSDGRSPILAESAAMRPVLEMIARVGPSDANVLISGENGTGKSLVAQALHAVSPRATRPMVTVNAGGMAEGVFESELFGHLKGAFTDAKADRVGRFELADGSTLFLDEIANVPMTQQQKLLRVIETGEFERLGSSKTRKVSVRLISATNADLNAEVAAGRFRQDLYFRLNTIEIHLPPLRDRREDIPLLARHFLRQHAQRYRKVLSGFDPAAMQVLMDHRWPGNVREMDHSVERAVLMSPGPTIRAGDLGLRADGGSTARLEDMSLEEVEAFLIKKAMARFGNVSHAARALGLSRSALYRRLERYKL, encoded by the coding sequence ATGAGAACTGATCCGCCGTCCCGGATCCTCATTGCCGACGATCAGGCCGACGTCCTCGAAGCGCTGCGATTGCTGCTGAAGCCGGAAGGCTTCGTGATCGACACCGCCGCCTCGCCGCAGCAGATCCTCCGCGCGCTCGAGCTCAAGGACTACGACGTGGTCCTGATGGACCTCAACTACACCCGCGACACCACGTCCGGCGATGAAGGCCTCGATCTGTTGCAGCGCATCCATACCGCCGACGAGTCGCTGCCGGTGGTGGTGATGACGGCCTGGGGCTCGGTGAACATCGCGGTGGAAGCCATGCGGCGCGGCGCCCGCGACTTCGTGCAGAAGCCGTGGGACAACGAGCGGCTGCTGTCGATCGTGCGCACGCAAACCGAACTCGGGCGCGCCATCCGCCGCGGACGCCAGCTCGAAGCCGCCAACCAGGCGCTGCAGTCGGATGGCCGCTCGCCGATCCTGGCGGAATCCGCCGCCATGCGGCCCGTGCTCGAGATGATCGCGCGGGTCGGGCCGTCAGATGCCAACGTGCTGATCAGCGGCGAGAACGGCACCGGCAAGAGCCTGGTGGCGCAGGCCCTCCACGCCGTGTCGCCGCGGGCCACCCGCCCGATGGTCACCGTCAACGCCGGCGGCATGGCCGAGGGCGTGTTCGAGTCGGAGCTCTTCGGCCACCTGAAGGGCGCGTTCACCGACGCCAAGGCCGACCGCGTCGGCCGGTTCGAGCTGGCCGACGGCAGCACGCTGTTCCTCGACGAAATCGCCAACGTCCCGATGACGCAGCAGCAAAAGCTGCTGCGCGTGATCGAGACCGGCGAGTTCGAACGCCTGGGTTCATCGAAGACGCGCAAGGTCAGCGTCCGCCTGATCTCGGCGACCAACGCCGACCTCAACGCCGAAGTGGCCGCCGGCCGGTTCCGGCAGGATTTGTATTTCCGCCTCAACACCATCGAGATCCACCTGCCGCCGCTGCGCGATCGGCGCGAGGACATTCCGCTGCTGGCCCGGCACTTCCTGCGCCAGCACGCGCAGCGCTACCGCAAGGTGCTGTCGGGATTCGACCCCGCCGCCATGCAGGTGCTGATGGACCATCGCTGGCCCGGCAACGTGCGCGAAATGGATCACTCGGTGGAGCGCGCGGTGCTGATGTCGCCGGGACCGACCATTCGCGCCGGTGACCTCGGCCTGCGCGCCGACGGCGGTTCCACCGCGCGCCTCGAAGACATGAGCCTCGAGGAAGTGGAAGCGTTCCTGATCAAGAAGGCGATGGCGCGATTCGGCAACGTCAGCCACGCCGCCCGGGCGCTGGGCCTGTCGCGCAGCGCACTGTACCGCCGCCTCGAGCGGTACAAACTGTAG
- a CDS encoding ABC transporter ATP-binding protein produces the protein MIKLTSIEKSYRHGLSQTFVLRRVSAEIRQGDFVSIMGPSGAGKSTLLHILGMHDSAWTGEYWLHDDPIHQLSAKDRMRVQKQHIGFVFQSYHLLDNLTVYENIDLPLSYRDVKKAEREGMVADILDRFNIVGKKDLFPSQLSGGQQQLVAIARAVVAKPTLILADEPTGNLHTDQGKEIMELFRRLNEAGTTIVQVTHSQANAAYGKRVINLKDGWIVDEN, from the coding sequence ATGATCAAACTAACCAGTATTGAAAAGTCCTATCGCCACGGTCTGTCGCAAACCTTCGTCCTGCGCCGCGTCAGCGCGGAAATCCGCCAGGGCGACTTCGTCTCGATCATGGGGCCCTCCGGTGCCGGCAAGAGCACGCTGCTGCACATCCTCGGCATGCACGACAGCGCCTGGACCGGCGAGTACTGGCTGCACGACGACCCCATCCACCAGCTCTCGGCCAAGGACCGCATGCGGGTCCAGAAGCAGCACATCGGCTTCGTGTTTCAGAGCTACCACCTGCTCGACAACCTGACCGTGTACGAGAACATCGACCTGCCGCTGTCGTACCGCGACGTCAAGAAGGCCGAACGCGAGGGCATGGTCGCCGACATCCTCGACCGCTTCAACATCGTCGGCAAGAAGGACCTGTTCCCGAGCCAGTTGTCGGGTGGCCAGCAGCAGCTGGTGGCCATTGCCCGCGCGGTGGTGGCCAAGCCGACGCTGATTCTCGCCGACGAGCCGACCGGCAACCTCCATACCGATCAGGGCAAGGAGATCATGGAGCTGTTCCGGCGCCTGAACGAGGCCGGCACCACCATCGTGCAGGTCACGCACTCGCAGGCCAACGCGGCCTATGGCAAGCGCGTGATCAACCTCAAGGACGGCTGGATTGTCGATGAGAACTGA